The proteins below are encoded in one region of Sedimentibacter sp. zth1:
- the rsmH gene encoding 16S rRNA (cytosine(1402)-N(4))-methyltransferase RsmH, protein MEYIHKSVLLDESIEGLKIKKDGIYVDATLGGGGHTYQILKRATKGKVIGIDQDDFAINTAKEKLKEFDNFIAYKSNFSNISDVLDDLGIDKIDGIMFDLGVSSYQLDMPERGFSYNYDAPLDMRMDKSQKTSAWHVVNGYDEKELSKVISQYGEENWAARIAKFIIEEREKEFIETTGQLVRIIKKAIPAGARHDGPHPARRTFQAIRIEVNKELEILEKTIRDAVDRLNKGGRICVISFHSLEDRIIKSTFVDLNKDCICPKEFPKCVCDHRRKLKLINKKPIIPNNEELGENIRARSSKLRIGEKV, encoded by the coding sequence ATGGAGTATATTCATAAATCAGTTCTTTTAGATGAATCGATTGAAGGACTAAAAATAAAAAAAGATGGAATATATGTGGATGCTACACTTGGTGGTGGTGGACACACATATCAAATACTAAAACGTGCAACTAAAGGAAAAGTGATTGGAATAGATCAAGATGATTTTGCTATTAATACAGCAAAAGAAAAGCTAAAAGAATTCGATAATTTTATTGCATATAAAAGTAATTTTAGCAACATAAGTGATGTATTAGATGATTTAGGTATAGACAAAATAGATGGAATAATGTTCGACTTGGGTGTTTCTTCATATCAACTAGATATGCCTGAAAGAGGTTTTAGTTATAACTATGATGCCCCACTTGATATGAGAATGGATAAGTCTCAAAAAACAAGTGCTTGGCATGTTGTGAATGGATATGATGAAAAGGAACTATCAAAGGTTATTTCTCAATATGGAGAAGAAAATTGGGCAGCAAGAATTGCTAAATTCATAATTGAAGAGAGAGAAAAAGAGTTTATTGAAACAACCGGTCAATTAGTAAGAATTATAAAAAAGGCAATTCCGGCAGGAGCAAGGCACGATGGACCTCATCCGGCAAGAAGAACATTTCAAGCAATAAGAATAGAAGTTAACAAAGAATTGGAAATACTAGAAAAAACAATTAGAGATGCAGTAGATAGACTTAATAAAGGCGGAAGAATATGTGTTATTTCTTTCCATTCTTTAGAAGATAGAATTATAAAGAGTACTTTTGTAGATTTAAATAAAGACTGTATATGTCCTAAAGAATTTCCTAAATGTGTTTGTGATCATAGAAGAAAGCTAAAATTGATAAACAAAAAACCTATAATTCCAAATAATGAAGAATTAGGAGAAAATATTAGAGCAAGAAGTTCTAAATTAAGAATAGGAGAAAAGGTGTAG
- a CDS encoding cell division protein FtsL, with the protein MSALTKRKYNYDYEDDNNFQPVKKKRVIKKKKNNKITLGVVKNWMLVFVMFGLGITIVYNYATITEKKMDIKNFENEILTLNNEIDQYNISLESLLNNTNKIENMAKSYLGMNYPTRKQTVFLDVTYDDTNSSTQSNSKDETLGFLERVFRLFR; encoded by the coding sequence ATGTCAGCATTAACAAAGAGAAAGTATAATTATGATTATGAAGATGATAATAATTTTCAGCCAGTTAAGAAAAAAAGAGTTATAAAGAAGAAAAAGAACAATAAAATAACTTTAGGGGTAGTAAAAAACTGGATGCTTGTTTTTGTGATGTTTGGACTTGGTATAACTATAGTTTACAACTACGCAACTATTACTGAAAAGAAAATGGACATAAAAAATTTTGAAAATGAGATTTTGACTCTAAATAATGAAATAGACCAATATAATATATCGTTAGAAAGTCTATTAAACAATACAAATAAAATTGAAAATATGGCGAAAAGTTATTTAGGAATGAATTATCCTACAAGAAAACAAACAGTTTTTTTGGATGTAACATATGATGATACTAATAGCTCGACACAGAGTAACTCAAAAGACGAAACTCTAGGATTTTTGGAGAGAGTATTTAGATTATTTCGATAG
- a CDS encoding penicillin-binding transpeptidase domain-containing protein: MKFKNDGTANLQNKRRMLVFLLVFFAITLALIAKLGYIQLVKGNEYKKGAYEQWSKDVVINAKRGTIYDSKGKKLAVSVNANTVVCYPQDVRKGSSDRLTIEEETNDDEGNFITNFFNNLNKKITKGKQEELLQAQLEDLKSLDEIAQTLSEILEMDKDAVYKKITEKSKYNLLKKWITKEQVEKIREANIIGISIIDDNKRVYPYGNFAPYILGFTDIDQHGLYGVEATFDSYLTGVPGRVVVNTDGKGRDLPYGYNEYFESEDGYGIVLTIDETIQHFADKAAEEALANTQSKRVNIVLMEPETGDIIAMASKPDYDPNNPKENINPEIQKQWDNLPQDELIQNWYDMWRNSIVNDIYEPGSTFKPLVVAIALQENKTSPERTYFCDGYARQIKSANIKCWRYYNPHGQQTLAEVLQHSCNDAMVEIGLDIGAETFYNYLRALGFGEKSGIMLNGEEIGIVNHYKYMKDVNVATQSFGQGVSVTPLQLVTAISCLANDGNLMEPRIVKQLIDSEGNIIKNYEPVMRRNVFTEEVANMVIDMMGTVVEKGGAKAAAISGYRVGGKTGTAQKAIPGGYAPAGTYISSFVGVAPTDDPKVVCLMTLDEPQGTYYGSIIAAPVVGQLIEETLKYMEIEPKYSEQEIGAMKAASIEVPDVTNMTIAEASKTLQKLKLQHNVTIDVEEDAIVKDQFPQPGTKVTKNSIITLILN, translated from the coding sequence ATGAAATTCAAGAATGATGGTACTGCTAATTTGCAAAACAAAAGAAGAATGCTAGTTTTTTTACTAGTTTTTTTTGCTATAACACTTGCCTTGATTGCTAAGTTAGGCTATATACAATTAGTAAAAGGTAATGAATACAAAAAAGGTGCTTATGAACAATGGTCCAAGGACGTTGTAATTAATGCCAAACGTGGAACTATATATGATTCAAAAGGTAAAAAACTCGCTGTTAGTGTTAACGCAAATACAGTTGTTTGTTATCCTCAAGATGTTAGAAAAGGTTCATCAGATAGACTTACAATAGAAGAAGAAACAAACGATGATGAAGGTAATTTTATAACTAATTTTTTCAACAATTTAAATAAAAAAATTACTAAGGGTAAACAAGAAGAATTACTCCAAGCCCAATTAGAAGATTTGAAGTCACTGGATGAAATAGCTCAAACATTATCTGAAATATTGGAAATGGATAAAGATGCTGTTTATAAAAAAATAACAGAAAAAAGTAAGTATAATTTGCTTAAAAAGTGGATTACCAAAGAACAAGTTGAAAAAATTAGAGAAGCAAATATAATAGGCATTAGCATAATTGATGATAATAAAAGAGTATATCCTTATGGCAATTTTGCACCTTATATATTAGGGTTTACTGACATAGACCAACACGGATTATATGGGGTAGAAGCAACATTTGATAGCTATTTAACAGGTGTACCTGGAAGAGTAGTAGTAAATACTGATGGTAAGGGTAGAGATCTTCCATATGGTTATAATGAATATTTTGAATCTGAAGATGGATATGGAATAGTTTTAACAATTGATGAAACTATTCAGCACTTTGCTGATAAAGCTGCAGAAGAAGCACTTGCCAATACTCAGAGTAAAAGAGTAAACATAGTTTTAATGGAACCTGAGACAGGCGATATAATTGCTATGGCAAGCAAACCAGATTATGATCCTAATAATCCGAAAGAAAATATAAATCCAGAAATACAAAAACAGTGGGATAACCTACCACAAGATGAGCTTATACAAAATTGGTATGATATGTGGAGAAATTCGATAGTTAATGATATATATGAGCCTGGTTCTACATTTAAACCACTGGTTGTTGCAATAGCACTTCAGGAAAATAAAACATCACCAGAAAGAACGTATTTTTGTGATGGTTATGCTAGACAAATTAAAAGTGCTAATATAAAATGTTGGAGATATTATAATCCACATGGACAACAAACATTAGCGGAGGTTTTACAACATTCTTGCAATGATGCTATGGTGGAAATAGGATTAGATATTGGAGCAGAAACTTTCTACAATTACTTAAGAGCATTAGGGTTTGGTGAAAAATCAGGTATAATGCTTAATGGTGAGGAAATAGGTATTGTAAATCATTATAAATATATGAAAGACGTTAATGTGGCTACTCAATCATTCGGTCAAGGTGTTTCAGTTACACCGCTGCAGTTAGTAACAGCTATATCTTGTTTGGCTAATGATGGAAATCTTATGGAGCCAAGAATTGTTAAACAATTGATAGATAGTGAAGGAAATATTATAAAAAACTATGAACCAGTTATGAGACGAAATGTTTTCACCGAGGAAGTAGCTAATATGGTTATAGATATGATGGGAACAGTTGTTGAAAAAGGTGGAGCAAAGGCAGCAGCTATATCAGGTTATAGGGTTGGTGGAAAAACTGGTACAGCACAGAAAGCTATTCCTGGTGGATATGCTCCCGCCGGAACATACATAAGTTCTTTTGTTGGTGTTGCACCTACCGATGATCCAAAGGTTGTATGCTTAATGACTTTAGATGAGCCTCAAGGAACATATTATGGCAGTATTATAGCTGCTCCAGTTGTAGGTCAACTAATCGAAGAAACACTGAAATATATGGAAATCGAACCGAAATATTCAGAACAGGAAATAGGTGCTATGAAAGCTGCATCTATTGAAGTCCCAGATGTTACAAATATGACAATAGCAGAAGCAAGTAAAACATTGCAAAAGTTAAAATTACAACACAATGTCACTATTGATGTTGAGGAAGATGCAATAGTAAAAGACCAGTTTCCACAACCTGGTACAAAAGTAACGAAAAATTCAATTATAACGCTAATATTAAATTAA
- a CDS encoding UDP-N-acetylmuramoyl-L-alanyl-D-glutamate--2,6-diaminopimelate ligase — protein MNISSVLSQIEYKNFSGNKDTIIDNITYDSRKVSDGFVFVAVKGFIDDGHKYIKNAITNGASAILCEEIPEDCKALCNFIVVENARKSMAHLASVIYDNPSANLDVIGVTGTNGKTSITYLLNAIFEHVNKKSATIGTLGVVIDKEHVKTEHTTPESSDIQYLMNKMLQKSIELCMMEVSSHALELDRVSGTNFNIGIFSNLTRDHLDFHKTMENYYQAKKKLFYLTSNNNIVNVDDEYGNRLYKELKRDNVNVYSYGIDSDADIRASNLRTTIKGTKFDLNISGIKKEVYVKTPGKFSVLNSLAAIGSAYCIGIDIDLIIEALGLYKGVDGRFEIIHSNLDSTVILDFAHTPDGLEKIMETVSEFATKRKIVMFGAGGDRDISRRAPMGEIAGKYCDLTILTSDNPRFENPYDICEEIAKGVKKYSNNYKIIVERDEAIYYAIKEAKFGDIIILAGKSTEPYQDLGIEKVPYDEKSIAIKMIKKIEHELEKDK, from the coding sequence ATGAATATATCAAGTGTTTTAAGTCAAATTGAGTATAAAAATTTTTCGGGCAATAAAGATACTATCATTGATAATATAACCTATGATTCTAGAAAGGTTTCAGATGGTTTTGTATTTGTAGCTGTGAAAGGTTTTATAGATGATGGGCATAAATATATCAAAAATGCTATAACTAATGGTGCTTCTGCAATTTTATGCGAAGAAATTCCAGAAGATTGTAAGGCATTATGCAATTTTATAGTTGTAGAAAATGCTAGAAAGTCTATGGCACACTTAGCAAGTGTAATTTATGATAATCCATCAGCTAACTTAGATGTTATTGGTGTTACTGGTACCAATGGTAAAACAAGTATAACATATTTATTAAATGCAATATTTGAACATGTAAATAAAAAATCAGCGACAATAGGTACATTGGGTGTAGTCATTGATAAGGAACATGTAAAAACTGAGCATACAACTCCAGAATCATCGGACATACAGTATTTGATGAATAAAATGTTGCAAAAGTCAATAGAATTATGTATGATGGAAGTTTCATCTCATGCTTTAGAATTAGATAGAGTTAGTGGAACAAATTTTAATATAGGTATATTTAGTAACTTAACTAGAGATCATTTAGATTTCCATAAAACTATGGAAAATTATTATCAAGCAAAGAAAAAGCTATTTTATTTGACATCAAATAACAATATAGTTAATGTTGACGATGAGTATGGAAATAGATTATATAAAGAGTTAAAACGGGACAATGTTAATGTATACTCATATGGTATAGACAGTGATGCAGATATAAGGGCTAGTAACTTGCGCACTACAATTAAAGGAACCAAATTTGATTTAAATATAAGTGGAATAAAAAAAGAAGTTTATGTAAAAACACCAGGTAAGTTTTCAGTATTAAACTCTCTTGCGGCTATTGGTTCTGCGTATTGTATTGGTATAGATATTGATTTAATCATTGAAGCTTTAGGGTTATACAAAGGAGTAGATGGAAGATTTGAAATTATTCATTCAAACCTTGATTCTACCGTTATACTAGATTTTGCACATACACCTGATGGCTTGGAAAAAATAATGGAAACTGTCAGTGAGTTTGCAACAAAAAGAAAGATTGTTATGTTCGGTGCAGGTGGGGACAGAGATATTTCAAGACGTGCGCCAATGGGAGAAATTGCAGGTAAATATTGTGATTTAACAATTCTAACATCAGATAACCCAAGATTTGAGAATCCTTATGATATATGTGAAGAAATTGCTAAGGGTGTTAAAAAGTATTCAAATAATTACAAAATTATAGTTGAAAGAGATGAAGCAATATATTATGCTATTAAGGAAGCAAAATTTGGTGATATAATAATTTTAGCTGGAAAATCAACTGAGCCTTATCAAGATTTAGGTATTGAAAAGGTACCATATGATGAAAAAAGCATTGCTATAAAAATGATTAAAAAGATAGAACATGAGTTAGAAAAAGATAAATAG
- the mraY gene encoding phospho-N-acetylmuramoyl-pentapeptide-transferase, which yields MHIDFHILRIILVSFLVVVLLGPIVIPFLKKLKVGQSIREEGPKSHIATKSGTPTMGGIIIVLGIFIATLTSGNYTKEVGACLFAIIGFGLVGFWDDYIKVVLKRNLGFTALQKIIVQLVFALLLSFYGAKYSIDGTKLVIPFTSIYIDLGIFYIPFTTFVILGIVNGVNLTDGLDGLNSGVTLIVMAAFALIANSFSKLNSEYYGVVVVSSAVSGACLGFLRYNAHPAKIFMGDTGSLALGGAVAAVSVVTSLTLVVPIIGGVYLAEVLSDIIQVSHYKRTKKRIFKMAPLHHHFEMCGWKETKIVAVFWFATVILAFIGIYSI from the coding sequence ATGCATATAGATTTTCATATTTTAAGGATAATATTAGTATCATTTTTGGTTGTAGTATTGCTAGGACCAATAGTTATACCATTTTTAAAGAAGCTAAAGGTTGGTCAAAGTATTAGAGAAGAAGGTCCTAAATCTCATATAGCTACGAAATCAGGCACGCCAACGATGGGTGGTATAATAATAGTTTTGGGTATTTTTATTGCAACTCTTACGAGTGGCAATTATACAAAAGAAGTTGGTGCCTGTTTATTTGCAATAATAGGTTTTGGATTAGTAGGATTTTGGGATGATTATATAAAAGTAGTTCTTAAAAGAAATTTAGGATTTACTGCTTTGCAAAAAATTATTGTTCAACTTGTATTTGCACTTTTACTTTCTTTTTACGGTGCAAAGTATAGCATTGATGGGACAAAATTAGTTATACCATTTACATCTATTTACATAGATTTAGGAATATTTTATATACCTTTTACTACATTTGTTATTTTAGGTATAGTTAATGGAGTTAATTTAACTGATGGCTTGGATGGATTAAATTCAGGAGTTACACTTATAGTTATGGCTGCATTTGCACTTATTGCTAATAGTTTTAGCAAATTGAATTCTGAATATTATGGAGTCGTTGTTGTAAGTAGTGCGGTATCAGGTGCTTGCTTAGGATTTTTGAGGTATAATGCACATCCTGCAAAAATATTTATGGGAGACACAGGTTCGTTGGCATTGGGAGGAGCAGTAGCCGCTGTCTCAGTTGTAACAAGCTTGACACTTGTCGTTCCAATAATAGGTGGAGTATACTTAGCAGAAGTGTTATCAGATATCATACAAGTTTCACATTATAAAAGAACAAAGAAAAGAATATTTAAAATGGCGCCACTTCATCATCATTTTGAAATGTGTGGATGGAAAGAAACAAAAATAGTAGCTGTATTTTGGTTTGCAACAGTTATACTTGCCTTTATAGGTATATACTCAATATAA
- the murD gene encoding UDP-N-acetylmuramoyl-L-alanine--D-glutamate ligase — MKSKRVFVVGLGMSGIASVKALDKLGKKVSAYDSKEKESMGNVLEELKGIDVNYYFNSLDFDTENIEYAIKSPGIKYETPVIQKLIENNVKIIGDLEAGFMVTKNEFVAITGTNGKTTITTLIGQLAHDANKNAMVTGNIGSGVFFDAFNAKNSEILIVEASSFQLDSTFTFKPHISIITNLTPDHLDWHKTEENYYNAKLKVAINQNEEDYCILNYDDELLKQYAKKLHTNICYFSSTKILESGIYVENDMITYNFAGEKSTIMNVKEIFIPGKHNLENILAACAAAKLMKIDNTTIKKTIKNFRGVEHRLEYVETYNGVKFYNDSKGTNPDSSIKAIQGIQGPIIIIAGGYDKNSDYDGFINSFDNKVKAMILLGQTKENIKNCALNHGFNKIYMVETMDEAVRKSYELSEKGDTVLLSPACASWGMYLNYEVRGKDFKERVKFYGENTNI; from the coding sequence TTGAAAAGTAAAAGAGTTTTTGTAGTTGGATTAGGTATGTCAGGTATAGCATCCGTCAAAGCTTTAGATAAACTAGGGAAAAAAGTATCTGCATATGACTCAAAGGAAAAAGAAAGTATGGGCAATGTTCTTGAAGAGTTGAAGGGTATAGATGTAAATTATTATTTCAATTCTCTAGACTTTGATACGGAAAATATTGAATATGCGATAAAAAGCCCAGGTATTAAATATGAAACTCCAGTAATTCAAAAGCTAATAGAAAATAACGTAAAAATAATTGGTGATTTGGAAGCTGGTTTTATGGTAACAAAAAATGAATTCGTTGCAATTACGGGAACTAATGGTAAAACAACAATAACAACCCTTATTGGGCAACTAGCGCATGATGCAAATAAAAATGCTATGGTTACCGGAAATATAGGTTCAGGAGTATTTTTTGACGCTTTTAATGCTAAAAATAGTGAAATACTTATAGTAGAGGCAAGTAGCTTCCAACTTGATAGTACATTTACATTTAAGCCACACATAAGCATTATAACAAACCTTACACCAGATCATTTGGATTGGCACAAGACCGAAGAAAATTATTATAATGCAAAATTGAAGGTAGCAATAAATCAAAACGAAGAAGATTATTGTATTTTAAATTATGATGATGAGTTGTTGAAACAATATGCTAAAAAGCTACATACAAACATTTGTTATTTCAGCTCAACTAAGATTTTAGAAAGCGGAATATATGTGGAAAATGATATGATTACCTATAATTTTGCAGGTGAGAAATCAACTATTATGAATGTAAAAGAAATTTTTATTCCTGGTAAACATAATCTAGAAAATATTTTAGCAGCATGTGCAGCAGCAAAATTGATGAAAATTGACAATACTACAATTAAAAAAACAATAAAGAATTTTAGAGGCGTTGAACATAGATTAGAATATGTTGAAACTTATAATGGAGTTAAGTTTTATAATGACTCAAAGGGTACGAATCCAGACTCTTCTATAAAGGCTATACAAGGTATACAAGGACCTATAATTATTATAGCTGGTGGATATGATAAAAATTCTGATTATGATGGCTTTATTAATTCTTTTGATAACAAAGTAAAAGCAATGATTTTACTTGGTCAAACAAAAGAAAATATTAAAAATTGTGCATTAAATCACGGCTTTAACAAAATATATATGGTTGAAACTATGGATGAGGCAGTAAGAAAATCATATGAACTGTCAGAAAAAGGCGATACAGTATTATTGTCACCAGCATGTGCAAGCTGGGGCATGTATCTGAATTATGAAGTAAGAGGTAAGGATTTTAAAGAAAGAGTGAAATTCTATGGAGAAAATACAAACATCTAG
- the ftsW gene encoding putative lipid II flippase FtsW → MEKIQTSRKKTCDLILVFIVLILLLVGFFMVYSSSYPDGYYNYGDSIFFLKKQVMAGLAGILLMIITSYIPYVLYRKLSKIMLAVCVILSLLTVLLGVEGNGATRWLMIAGISIQPSEIIKIAAVLCMADFFDKRRNKLTKFVEGYIYSILAIVGFVALIIIQKDLSTSIVLTIVLLIMFFCAGAKFIHLFLTAILGCLAVIPLVAKHAYRIERIVVFLDPFKYITGKGWQLVQSLYALGTGGLFGLGLGKSRQKFFYLPEAYNDFIFSIIGEELGFIGCLGVIVLFILFAWRGLRIAMNAKDFYGSLVTIGITSLVLVQFLVHVAVATSSIPPTGRALPFISAGGTSVLFLLASMGIILNISKSADIYRN, encoded by the coding sequence ATGGAGAAAATACAAACATCTAGAAAAAAAACTTGTGATTTAATTTTAGTGTTTATAGTTTTGATACTTTTATTAGTCGGTTTTTTTATGGTATACAGTTCTAGTTATCCTGATGGGTATTATAATTATGGTGATTCAATATTCTTTTTGAAAAAGCAAGTTATGGCCGGGCTGGCTGGAATTTTATTGATGATAATTACATCTTATATTCCTTATGTATTGTATAGAAAGTTATCAAAAATTATGCTTGCTGTATGTGTAATTTTGTCACTATTGACAGTTTTACTAGGTGTAGAGGGTAATGGTGCTACCAGATGGTTAATGATAGCGGGAATCAGTATTCAGCCTTCTGAAATCATCAAGATAGCAGCAGTATTATGTATGGCGGATTTTTTTGATAAAAGAAGAAACAAACTAACAAAGTTTGTAGAAGGTTACATATATTCAATTCTTGCAATAGTTGGTTTTGTTGCACTTATAATAATACAAAAGGACTTGAGTACATCTATTGTATTGACAATTGTTTTATTGATAATGTTTTTTTGTGCAGGTGCTAAATTTATACATTTGTTTTTAACTGCAATTTTAGGATGTTTGGCTGTTATACCATTAGTAGCAAAACATGCATATAGGATTGAAAGAATAGTGGTATTTTTAGATCCTTTTAAATATATAACAGGCAAAGGATGGCAACTGGTACAATCTTTATATGCGTTAGGTACTGGTGGACTATTTGGTCTTGGATTAGGTAAAAGCAGGCAAAAGTTTTTCTATTTACCTGAGGCATATAATGATTTTATTTTTTCTATTATTGGTGAAGAATTAGGCTTTATTGGTTGTTTAGGTGTTATAGTACTATTTATATTGTTTGCTTGGAGAGGACTAAGAATTGCTATGAATGCAAAGGATTTTTATGGCAGTTTGGTAACTATAGGAATTACTTCATTGGTGCTTGTGCAATTTTTAGTACACGTTGCAGTTGCAACATCATCAATACCACCTACTGGAAGAGCACTTCCTTTTATAAGTGCTGGCGGAACGTCTGTACTGTTTTTGTTAGCTTCCATGGGTATAATATTGAATATATCAAAAAGCGCTGATATATATAGAAATTAA
- the murG gene encoding undecaprenyldiphospho-muramoylpentapeptide beta-N-acetylglucosaminyltransferase — translation MRVLITGGGTGGHINPALAIAQKIVEVDDKNSILYVGTKSGMESDLVPKQGFEFETISAKYLERKISLENLKTVAISIKGVVQSMKIIKQYKPDVVVGTGGYVCGPVVLAASLKKIPTMIHEQNVFPGITNKLLSRVVNKIAISFEEASKYFKYKNKLTVVGNPVRKEVINSNRYESRKKFKLKTNDVFIYSFGGSGGQKSLNDAIIRYINTIKNSQNIRLLHVTGKRLYKDFYETLEKENVVIPSNVTVVDYMYDSPSALSASDLVIGSAGAITIAEITKIGVPSILIPKAYTAENHQEYNARALENKGASVVVLERELSGNKLSETIDKIVNNEKQLKAMSLNSKKIGVLNSEEEIFKIILSLYQNKK, via the coding sequence ATGAGGGTTTTAATTACAGGTGGTGGAACAGGAGGACATATAAATCCAGCCTTAGCCATTGCACAAAAGATAGTAGAGGTTGATGATAAAAATTCAATTCTTTATGTAGGAACTAAGAGTGGTATGGAAAGTGATTTAGTTCCAAAGCAGGGTTTTGAATTTGAAACTATAAGTGCAAAATACTTAGAAAGAAAGATAAGCTTAGAAAATTTAAAAACTGTTGCAATATCAATTAAAGGTGTGGTACAGTCTATGAAGATTATAAAACAATATAAGCCTGATGTAGTAGTTGGAACTGGTGGTTATGTATGTGGACCAGTTGTTTTAGCTGCATCACTAAAGAAAATACCTACTATGATTCATGAACAAAATGTATTTCCTGGAATAACTAATAAATTGCTTTCAAGAGTTGTAAATAAAATAGCAATAAGCTTTGAGGAAGCATCAAAATATTTTAAATACAAAAATAAATTAACAGTTGTTGGTAATCCTGTAAGAAAAGAAGTTATAAATTCAAACAGATATGAATCAAGAAAAAAATTTAAACTAAAAACGAATGATGTTTTTATATATTCATTCGGAGGTAGCGGTGGTCAAAAAAGTCTTAATGATGCAATAATTAGATATATTAATACAATAAAAAATAGTCAAAATATAAGATTACTACATGTAACAGGGAAAAGATTATACAAAGATTTTTATGAAACACTAGAAAAAGAAAATGTTGTTATACCGTCTAATGTAACAGTAGTTGATTATATGTATGATTCGCCTAGTGCATTGAGTGCTAGTGATTTAGTTATTGGAAGTGCGGGAGCTATAACAATAGCTGAAATAACAAAAATTGGAGTTCCATCAATACTGATACCTAAGGCGTATACAGCAGAAAATCATCAAGAATATAATGCAAGAGCATTAGAAAATAAAGGAGCGTCAGTAGTTGTTTTAGAAAGAGAATTATCTGGAAATAAATTATCAGAAACAATTGATAAAATTGTAAACAATGAAAAACAGTTGAAAGCTATGTCATTAAACTCAAAAAAAATAGGAGTACTTAATTCAGAAGAAGAGATATTTAAAATTATATTATCGTTATACCAAAACAAAAAATAG